A window of the Lolium perenne isolate Kyuss_39 chromosome 7, Kyuss_2.0, whole genome shotgun sequence genome harbors these coding sequences:
- the LOC127313263 gene encoding beta-galactosidase 9, with the protein MSSGVLLLVLLAVFASTANAAVSYDHRAVVINGQRRILMSGSIHYPRSTPEMWPDLIQKAKDGGLDVIQTYVFWNGHEPVQGQYYFGDRYDLVRFVKLAKQAGLYVHLRIGPYVCAEWNFGGFPVWLKYVPGMSFRTDNGPFKAAMQTFVEKIVSMMKSEGLFEWQGGPIILAQVENEYGPMESVMGAGAKPYANWAAKMAVATDAGVPWVMCKQEDAPDPVINTCNGFYCDDFTPNSKGKPSMWTEAWSGWFTAFGGAVPHRPVEDLAFAVARYVQKGGSFVNYYMYHGGTNFDRTAGGPFIATSYDYDAPIDEYGLLRQPKWGHLRDLHKAIKQAEPALVSGDPTVQSIGSYEKAYVFKSSTGACAAFLSNYHTSSAAKVVYNGQRYDLPAWSISILPDCKTAVFNTATVKEPSAPAKMNPAGGFSWQSYSEDTNSLDSSAFTKDGLVEQLSMTWDKSDYLWYTTYVNIDSSEQFLKSGQWPQLTINSAGHSLQVFVNGQSYGTAYGGYDNPKLTYSKSVKMWQGSNKISILSSAMGLANMGTHYETWNVGVLGPVTLSGLNQGKRDLSNQKWTYQVGLKGESLGVNTITGSSSVEWSSASGAQPLTWHKAYFAAPAGSAPVALDMGSMGKGQIWVNGHNAGRYWSYKASGSCGGCSYTGTYSETKCQTNCGDVSQRWYHVPRSWLKPSGNMLVVLEEFGGDLSGVTLVTRTT; encoded by the exons ATGTCCagcggcgtcctcctcctcgtcctgctCGCCGTATTCGCCTCCACGGCCAATGCGGCCGTCTCCTACGACCACAGGGCCGTGGTCATCAACGGGCAGCGCCGCATCCTCATGTCCGGCTCCATCCACTACCCGCGCAGCACCCCGGAGATGTGGCCGGACCTGATCCAGAAGGCCAAGGACGGCGGCCTCGACGTGATCCAGACGTACGTGTTCTGGAACGGGCACGAGCCGGTGCAGGGGCAGTACTACTTCGGCGACCGCTACGACCTCGTCCGCTTCGTCAAGCTCGCCAAGCAGGCCGGACTCTACGTCCACCTCCGCATCGGACCATACGTCTGCGCCGAGTGGAACTTCGG TGGATTCCCTGTCTGGCTCAAGTATGTGCCTGGCATGAGCTTCCGGACTGacaatggccccttcaag GCGGCGATGCAGACGTTCGTGGAGAAGATCGTGTCGATGATGAAGTCGGAGGGGCTCTTCGAGTGGCAGGGCGGGCCCATCATCCTGGCTCAGGTGGAGAACGAGTACGGGCCCATGGAGTCCGTCATGGGCGCCGGCGCCAAGCCCTACGCCAACTGGGCAGCCAAGATGGCCGTCGCCACCGACGCCGGCGTGCCGTGGGTGATGTGCAAGCAGGAGGACGCCCCGGACCCCGTG ATAAACACCTGCAACGGTTTctactgcgacgacttcacccccAACTCCAAAGGCAAGCCTTCCATGTGGACTGAAGCTTGGAGTGGATG GTTTACGGCTTTCGGAGGCGCGGTGCCCCACCGGCCGGTGGAGGATCTAGCGTTCGCGGTGGCGAGGTACGTCCAGAAGGGCGGCTCCTTCGTGAACTACTACATG TACCATGGAGGCACTAACTTCGACCGCACCGCCGGTGGCCCATTCATCGCAACGAGCTACGACTACGACGCCCCGATTGACGAATACG GTCTGCTTAGACAGCCGAAATGGGGTCACCTGAGGGACCTGCACAAGGCCATCAAGCAGGCCGAGCCGGCACTCGTCTCCGGAGATCCCACCGTCCAGTCCATTGGGAGCTACGAGAAG GCGTACGTGTTTAAGTCGAGCACCGGAGCCTGCGCCGCGTTCCTGTCCAATTACCACACAAGCTCCGCCGCGAAAGTGGTTTACAACGGGCAGCGGTACGACCTCCCGGCATGGTCCATCAGCATCCTGCCGGACTGCAAGACCGCCGTCTTCAACACCGCCACG GTGAAGGAGCCGTCGGCGCCGGCGAAGATGAACCCGGCAGGGGGCTTCTCGTGGCAGTCGTACAGCGAGGACACCAACTCGCTGGACTCGAGCGCCTTCACCAAGGACGGCCTGGTGGAGCAGCTGAGCATGACCTGGGACAAGTCGGACTACCTGTGGTACACCACCTA CGTGAACATCGACTCGAGCGAGCAGTTCTTGAAGTCCGGCCAGTGGCCGCAGCTCACCATCAACTCTGCCGGCCACTCGTTGCAGGTGTTCGTCAACGGGCAATCTTACG GAACTGCTTATGGAGGTTATGACAACCCTAAACTCACGTACAGCAAGTCCGTGAAGATGTGGCAGGGCAGCAACAAGATCTCCATCCTGAGCTCCGCAATGGGCCTAGCT AATATGGGTACCCACTACGAGACCTGGAACGTGGGCGTTCTCGGCCCGGTGACACTCTCAGGGCTGAACCAGGGGAAGAGAGACCTCAGCAACCAGAAATGGACATACCAG GTCGGCCTGAAAGGCGAATCGCTCGGCGTGAACACCATCACCGGAAGCTCCTCCGTCGAGTGGAGCAGCGCCAGCGGCGCGCAGCCACTGACATGGCACAAG GCCTACTTCGCCGCGCCGGCCGGCAGCGCGCCGGTGGCCCTGGACATGGGCAGCATGGGGAAGGGGCAGATCTGGGTGAACGGCCACAACGCCGGGCGGTACTGGTCGTACAAGGCCTCCGGCAGCTGCGGCGGCTGCAGCTACACCGGCACCTACAGCGAGACCAAGTGCCAGACCAACTGCGGCGACGTCTCCCAGCGGTGGTACCACGTGCCCCGCTCCTGGCTCAAGCCCAGCGGGAACATGCTCGTCGTGCTCGAGGAGTTCGGCGGCGACCTGTCGGGCGTCACGCTGGTGACCAGGACGACATGA